gggagctttactctgtatctaaccccgtgctgtccctgtcctgggagtgtttgatggggacagtgtagagggagctttactctgtatctaaccccgtgctgtccctgtcctgggagtgtttgatgggggacagtgtcgagggagctttactctgtatctaaccccgtgctgtacctgtcctgggagtgtttgataggcatgatgtggagatgccggcgttggactggggtaaatacagtaagagttttaacaacaccaggttaaagtccaacaggtttatttggtagcaaataccattcgctttcggagccctgctccttcgtcagatggagtggaaatgtgctctcaaacagggcacagagacacaaaatcaagttacagaatactgattagaatgcgaatctttacagctaatcaagtcttaaagatacagacaatgtgagtggagggagcattaggcacattgtaaccacaattctgtaaacgttaggatagtaatggaaagagatgagtgttgtcctatgggtaaggtactgaattgggggaaggctaactacagccggattaggcaggatttggtggctgttgattgggagaggctgttcgagggtaaatccacatctggtatgtgggagtcttttcaggagcagttgataggactgcaggataggcatgtgcctgtaaagaggaaagataggaaaggtaggattcgagagccgtggataaccagtgaaattgtgggtctaatcaaaaagaaaaaagaggcatacatgaggtccacgcagctaaaaacagatggagcactggaggaatacagagaaagtagaaaagaactcaaacagggagttagaagggcaaaaagggtcacgaaatgtccttggcagacaggattaaggagaatcctaaggcattttatacatacgttaggaacaagagggttgttagggaaagaatcggacctctcagggacaaaggaggggaattatgcttagaaccaaaggaagtaggagagatcctaaatgaatactttgcatcagtattcacaaaggagagggacatgttgactggtcgtgtcttagagagatgtgttgacatgttagaaaaaatctcaattacatgggaggaagtgttaggttttttaggaaacattaagacagacaaatccccagggctggatggcatctatcctagactcctcagggaggcaagagatgaaattgctgggcctctaacagaaatctttgtctcttcactggacacaggtgaggtcccagaggattggaggagagcaaatgtggtcccgttatttaagaagggtagcaagaataacccgggtaattataggccggtgagcttgacgtctgtggcagggaaattgttggagaagattcttagagataggatatatgcgcatttagaactgaataatctcattagtgatagacagcatggttttgtacgagggaggtcatgcctcacaaatttggttgagttttttgaggaggtgacaaaaacgattgacaggggaagggccgtggatgtcgtctatatggattttagtaaagcgtttgacaaggtccctcatggcaggctggtgcaaaaggttaaatctcacgggataaaaggtgagctagctagatgggtggagaactggcttagccatagaagtcatgatgtggagatgccggcgttggactggggtaaacacagtaagaagtttaacaacaccaggttaaagtccaacaggtttatttggtagcaaaagccacacggcttttgctaccaaataaacctgttggactttaacctggtgttgttaaacttcttactgtgttagccatagaagacagagagtaacagtggaggggtctttttccggttggaggtctgtgactagtggtgttccgcagggctctgtactgggacctctgctgtttgtgatatacataaatgatttggaggaagatataactggtgtgatcagtaagtttgcggacgacacgaagattgctggagttgcggatagtgatgaacattgtcagagaatacagcaggatatagataggctggaacattgggtggagaaatggcagatggaatttaatccagataaatgcgaagtgatgcattttggtagatctaatgtaagggggagctatacaataaatggtagaaccatcaggagtatagacacacagagggacctgggtgtacaagtccacagatccttaaaggtggcagcacggagagggtggtgaagaaggcatatggcatgcttgcctttattggacggggcatagaatataaaagttggcataagatgttgcagctgtatagaacgttggttaggccacatttggaatactgcgtccagttctggtcgccacactcccagaaagacgtggaggctttggagagagtacagagaaggtttaccaggatgttgcctggtatggagggtcttagctatgaggagagattgtgtaaactggggttgttctccctggaaagacggaggatgaggggcgacctaatagaggtgtataaaattatgaagggcatagatagggtgaacagtgggaagctttttcccaggttggaggtgacgaacacaaggggtcacgggttcaaggtgaggggggcaaggttcaacacagatgtcagggagacgtattttacacagagggtggtgggggcctggaatgcactgccaagcaaggtgattgaggcggacacgctgggatcgtttaagacttatctagatcgccacatgaacagactgggaatagagggatacaaatgaatggtctagtgggcacatgagcggcgcgggcttggagggccgaagggcctgttcctgtgctgtattgttctttgttaaaaagatgtgtattgtctccagacaggacagccagtgcgattctgcaaatccagaaggcaagctgtgggggttaccgatagtgtgacatgaacccaagatcccggtttaggccgtcctcatgtgtgcggaacttggctatcagtctctgctcagcgactctgtgctgtcgtgtgtcgcaaaggccgccttggagaacgcttcagcggtcacgggcattcggcctctgatctttgggtaagcattctccaaggcggccttcacgacacacgacagctcagagtcgctgagcagaaacagatagccaagttccgcacacatgaggacggcctaaaccgggatcttgggttcatgtcacactaccggtaacccccacagcttgcctcctggacttgcagaatctcactggctgtcctgtctggagacaatacacatctctttaacctgtgcttaatgctccctccactcacattgtctgtatctttaagacttgattagctgtaaagattcgtattctaatcagtattctgtaacttgattttgtgtctctgtgccctgtttgagagcagatatccactccatctgacgaaggagcagggctccgaaagctaatggtatttgctaccaaatagacctgttggactttaacctgatgttgttaaaactcttacagtgtttgatggggacagtgtagagggaggtttactctgtatctaaccccgtgctgtatctgtactgggagtatttgatggggacagtgtagagggaggaggtttactctgtatctaaccccgtgctgtacctgtcctgggagtgtttgatggggggcagtgtagagggagctttactctgtatctaaccccgtgctgttcctgtcctgggagtgtttgatgggggacagtgtagagggagctttactctgtatctaaccccgtgctgtactgtcctgggagtgtttgatggggacagtgtagagggagctttactctgtatctaaccccatgctgtacctgtcctgggagtgtttgatggggacagtgtagaggaggctttactctgtacctaaccccgtgctgtacctgtcctgggagtgtttgatggggacagtgtagaggaggctttactctgtacctaaccccgtgctgtacctgtcctgggagtgtttgatggggacagtgcagagggagctttactctgtatctaaccccgtgctgtacctgtcctgggagtgtttgatgggggacagtgtagagggagctttactctgtacctaaccccgtgctgtacctgtcctgggagtgtttgatgggggacagtgtagagggagctttactctgtatctaaccccgtgctgtacctgtcctgggagtgtttgatggggacagtgtagagggagctttactctgtatctaaccccgtgctgtacctgtcctgggagtgtttgatgggggacagtgtagagggagctttactctgtatctaaccccgtgctgtacctgtcctgggagtgtttgatgggggacagtgtagagggagctttactctgtatctaactcccgtGCTGTACTGGTCGTAGAAGGAGTTCTCGGTGAATCTCTTGGTGATATCGGCTATCCTGCTGCTCTGATGCAGAAACCTCTCTATTCACTGTCCAGTGGATGACAGTAAGTGGCAATTTTGGTGATTTGTAAGACCTAAGCACGGCTTTCACCAGGACAAGCTAATCTAAGCAAGGCCTTGCCTGAACAGAAAGATGTGAGCTAGCGTCCGGGCCTCACAGCCACTGTCTGCCTTAGAAAGAGTGAAAGTCAGTCGATTAGTTTGCTCATTTTCTACAGACAGCGGGTTGACAATGGATAATCCATTTGGTAAAGATGCTGTAGCCTCTTAATAAGATTCAATCTTCTCCTTAGCAATTACTTTGTTACCCAAGAACATTGAGTACTTTCCAAATAATCATTTTCCCCCTCCATCCACCTTGGTACAATCTCTCATTTTCAAATCTTCCTGTGTAGTTTGTCAAGAATAATTCCTGACCAGAGCAGATTCCTTTTTGACCGTCTGCTTGACATTCTGTACcgagagcggggggtggggggggggggggggggggggggtgcagtgcttCCTGAAAGGGTCACACTCAGTACAACAGCTGCAGGTGTGATATTTAATACACTATTGACCACAGAGGAAAATGTCAGTACATTTTCTGAGTAATTGGTGGGCACAAGGTGGCTATCACTGATACAAGGCTCTGGTTTCTAAATGCATATTAATCAGGAGTATTGAGTCACTGGTTGTTGTGATGAGGTAAATAACACATTTTGAATGTTGTTCTGGCTGGGTTTCTGTGATAGCTCCAATCTGTGGGGGGAGACGGTGTCCAGAGGTGAATAACAAAAGTTTTACCTCACTTAAAGATGAAAGTTTTAAGAGACTGTTTTACATCTGTTCCTGCGTGTGGGACTCTGAGTGTGAGGCTGTGAGTGTGAGGCTGTGAGTGTGAGGCTGTGAGTGTGAGGCTGTGAGTGTGAGGCTGTGAGTGTGAGGCTGTGAGTGTGAGGCTGTGAGTGTGAGGCTGTGAGTGTGAGGCTGTGAGTGTGAGGCTGTGAGTGTGAGGGGCCGTGAGTGTGAGGGGCCGTGAGTGTGAGGGGCCGTGAGTGTGAGGCTCGGAGTGTGAGGGGCCGAGTGTGAGGGGCCGAGTGTGAGGGGCCGAGTGTGAGGCTCGGAGTGTGAGGCTCGGAGTGTGAGGGGTCGAGTGTGAGGCTCGGAGTGTGAGGGGCCGAGTGTGAGGGGCCGAGTGTGAGGGGCCGAGTGTGAGGCTCGGAGTGTGAGGCTCGGAGTGTGAGGCTCGGAGTGTGAGGGGCCGAGTGTGAGGCTCGGAGTGTGAGGCTCGGAGTGTGAGGGGCCGAGTGTGAGGGGCCGAGTGTGAGGCTCGGAGTGTGAGGCTCGGAGTGTGAGGGGCCGAGTGTGAGGCTCGGAGTGTGAGGCTCGGAGTGTGAGGGGTCGAGTGTGAGGGGCCGAGTGTGAGGCTCGGAGTGTGAGGCTGTGAGTGTGAGGCTGTGAGTGTGAGGCTGTGAGTGTGAGGCTGTGAGTGTGAGGCTGTGAGTGTGAGGCTGTGAGTGTGAGGCTGTGAGTGTGAGGCTGTGAGTGTGAGGCTGTGAGTGTGAGGCTGTGAGTGTGAGGCTGTGAGTGTGAGGCTGTGAGTGTGAGGGGCCGTGAGTGTGAGGGGCCGTGAGTGTGAGGGGCCGTGAGTGTGAGGCTCGGAGTGTGAGGGGCCGAGTGTGAGGGGCCGAGTGTGAGGGGCCGAGTGTGAGGCTCGGAGTGTGAGGCTCGGAGTGTGAGGGGTCGAGTGTGAGGCTCGGAGTGTGAGGGGCCGAGTGTGAGGGGCCGAGTGTGAGGCTCAGAGTGTGAGGCTCGGAGTGTGAGGCTCGGAGTGTGAGGCTCGGAGTGTGAGGGGCCGAGTGTGAGGCTCGGAGTGTGAGGCTCGGAGTGTGAGGGGCCGAGTGTGAGGGGCCGAGTGTGAGGCTCGGAGTGTGAGGCTCGGAGTGTGAGGGGCCGAGTGTGAGGCTCGGAGTGTGAGGCTCGGAGTGTGAGGGGTCGAGTGTGAGGGGCCGAGTGTGAGGCTCGGAGTGTGAGGCTCGGAGTGTGAGGCTCGGAGTGTGAGGCTCGGAGTGTGAGGGGTCGAGTGTGAGGGGCCGAGTGTGAGGGGCCGCGTGTGAGGCTCGGAGTGTGAGGCTCGGAGTGTGAGGCTCGGAGTGTGAGGGGTCGAGTGTGAGGGGTCGAGTGTGAGGGGTCGAGTGTGAGGGGCCAAGTGTGAGGGGCCGAGTGTGAGGGGCCGAGTGTGAGGCTCGGAGTGTGAGGCTCGGAGTGTGAGGGGCCGAGTGTGAGGGGCCGAGTGTGAGGCTCGGAGTGTGAGGCTCGGAGTGTGAGGGGCCGAGTGTGAGGCTCGGAGTGTGAGGCTCGGAGTGTGAGGGGTCGAGTGTGAGGGGCCGAGTGTGAGGCTCGGAGTGTGAGGCTCGGAGTGTGAGGCTCGGAGTGTGAGGGGTCGAGTGTGAGGGGTCGAGTGTGAGGGGCTGAGTGTGAGGGGCCGCGTGTGAGGCTCGGAGTGTGAGGCTCGGAGTGTGAGGCTCGGAGTGTGAGGGGTCGAGTGTGAGGGGTCGAGTGTGAGGGGTCGAGTGTGAGGGGCCAAGTGTGAGGGGCCGAGTGTGAGGGGCCGCGTGTGAGGCTCGGAGTGTGAGGCTGTGAGTGTGAGGCTGTGAGTGTGAGGCTGTGAGTGTGAGGCTGTGAGTGTGAGGCTGTGAGTGTGAGGCTCGGAGTGTGAGGCTCGGAGTGTGAGGCTGTAAGTGTGAGGATATACTTCCTCACTCATCTAATGAATCTGGTACCTGCTAAATGTTGTAAACAGCTTGGCAGAAACGGCTGTGCTGAGTAATTCCATTCCTGATGGAGCTGGTTTGTCCACAAGGACGTAGCTGACAgacactcacctcctgactctccaaagccggcccaccatctacaaggcacaagtcaggagtgtgatagaatgctctccacttgcctggatgagtgcagcaccaacaagaccatccaggacaaagcagctcacttgattggtaccccattcaccaccttaaacacccACTCGCTCCACCACCAATGGACAGTGTTcagtccttaggcagcaccttccaaacccacaaccactaccatctagaagggcaagagcaccaaacacatgggaacatcaccatgtgtaggttcccctccaagccactcaccatcctgctgttccctcactgtcactgggtcatgggtggcatgcctcatgaggataggttgagggagctcggtcttttctccttggagagacgaaggatgagaggtgacctgatagaggtgtacaagatgttgagtggtatagatcgggtggattctcagaggctttttcccagggctgaaatggctgctacgagaggacacaggtttaaggtgctggggagtaggtacagaggagatgtcaggggtaagtttttcactcagagggtggtgggtgagtggaatcggctgccgtcaatggtggtggaggcaaactcgatagggtcttttaagagacttctggatgagtacatgggacttaataggattgagggttataggtaggcctatatataagcctaggtaggtagggacatgaccggcgcaacttgtgggccgaagggcctgtttgtgctatagtttttctatgtttctatgttctaaaatcctgggattccctccctaacagcactgtgggtgtacctacaccacgtggacagcagcgggttcaagaaggcagctcaccaccaccttctcaaggggcagttgAGAATGGGTATTAAATGTTGGTTTaaacagcgatgcccatgtcccatgaaagaattaaaaaaattaacatgGGTAAATGTGATTCAGACGATTTGTCTATGTGGAGGGTAAATGCTTCAAGAGTTGGTTATACTGAATGGCTAGTTTCTGTGCTTTGTAAATATTGTGGTTGTGTCAGTCACATCATCGGCTTTCTGTCTGACAGGTAACTTCTCAAAGAGAGAAGCTGGCTAGCAGCAAACATCAGATTGACCTCCTGACTGCCAAACTGAAGCAGTTAGAGGCGAGGATACCAGACCTGGAGAATGCAGCTGGACGTGGGGAAAAGGACAAAGCTCTGTCCAAACTCCAGCAGCAAGTACAGAGACTGCAGCAAGAGCTAAGTGAGGCAAAGATCGCCAACCGCAACCTGAGAGCAAAGTGTGCTGAGATCACcacacttaaagtgagtgtcatcTATACACGGACTAGGGATCCAGCGGGGATGCTGTGGGGAATGGGGATTCTGCAGGGAGTGCGGATCCTACAGGGAGCGAGGATCCTGCAGGGAGTGAGGTATCCTGAGGGAGGGGGGATTCTGCAGGGAATGGAAATCCTGCAGGAAGGGGATATCCTGTGGGGAGTGGGGATCCTATTGGGTTTTGTGGATTAGATTCTCAACATGATCCCACACACATTCATAAACACACatcagagatagaacatagaacagtacagcacagtacaggcccttcggccctcgatgttgtgccgagctttgtctgaaacccagatcaagctatcccactccctatcatcctggtgtgctccatgtgcctatccaataaccgcttgaaagttcctaaagtgtctgactccactatcacagcaggcagttcattccacaccccaaccactctctgagtaaagaacctatctcggacATTCTatatcctatatctcccaccatgaaccttatagttatgccccctagtaacagctacatccacccgaggaaatagcctctgaatgtccactctatctatccccctcatcatcttataaacctctattaagtcgcctctcaacctcctccgctctgaagaggaaagccccagctccctcaacctttcctcataagacctaccctccaaaccaggcagcatcctggtaaatctcctttgcactctctccaatgcttccacatccttcttatagtgaggtgaccagaactgcacacaatattccaaatgtggtctcaccaaggtcctgtacagttgcagcataaccccacggctcttaaactccagccccctgttaataaacgctaacacactataggccttcttcacagctctatccacttgagtggcaaccttcagagatctatggatatgaactccaagatctctctgttcctccacattcctcagaaccctgccgttgaccctgtaatccacatttgaatttgtcctcccaaaataatCACCACGCACTTAGATCATGGGATCTAATCCCACTCTCGAGACCTGAGCACAGAAATTTCCAATACAGctctgatggagtgctgcactgctggaggcgCCGTCTTTCCAACTAAATATGAAACTGAGGCCCATCGGCCCATTCGTGTGTGAACAATCCCAAGGGTGCTGTCTTGAAGAGCCGGTGAGTTCTCCCCAGTGCCTGGGTCAATATCTGTCGACCTCAGTAAACCTGGCTGCTCTGATCATTCTCACATTGCtgagtgtgggatcttgctgtgtttatTACATTAAAACAATGACGGATATGTTAGGATGGTGGTGgtttagtggtaatgtcacaggatgagtaatccagaggccaggcTCTGGAAACCCAGACACAGGATTCAATCCCAGAATGGTCACTGGCGGAATTTAGAATTCaattataaatctggaattgaagttATTCCCAGTGACGGCAATCATTTGTTGTCAgagaaacccatctgattcactggagGAAGTCACCTGgaatggtctacatgtgactcccaacCTGCAGcattatggttgactcttaactgccccctgaagtggccgagcgagacactcagttccagGATAATCAGGGATGGGTACTAcatactggccttgccaatgatgcccatatcccatgaaggaTTTGTGTTAGAATACccatgtgtacacacacacaaataaacactTACCAGGGGCTCAAAACTGGTCCACCAAATGTGGTTCAGCGTGTGCAAGTACACAACGGAGGCTGAGCTGTCAGAGCAGCCTTTGTAGCCTCTGTGAGTCAGTGCCTCAGTGGGCAGGGGAGGGTTATTTATCCACTGTGCCCTTGGAGGGAAAGCTGGATTGCAAATAGATCCTCTCAGCTGGTAATCTTCCCAAAGGCAGCAACCCGCGAACAGAGCAGGACGATCGAGAGGTTGAGCGAATCCCTGGAAAAACTGGAGGCAATAAAGGAGAAGGCAGCTGAGAAGGTGGTAACCCTGAGATCGGAGCTGGACCAGGCAGAGCATGGGGCCTGGGAGAGGAATGAGCAGACACACAACACACTGACAGCCCTGGGGAATGAGCTCCGCTCCACAAAGCGAGTGCTGCAGGAGGTGGCACGAAGAGAGAGACAGGTGAGTTTGTGAGGGGCCATTTGTGTTATTTTCAATCCCTCCacatttgactattccaatgctctccagGTCAGCCTGACAGCCTCTATTAACACTCAGCCTCTACTCACTCCTGATGTGGCAAAGCTTCAATTAAAAAATTCTTATTCTTGTTTTTAAACCTCttcattctctctctgcctctcgcctcctttaagaacattgaatacaggagttcagacgtcttgttgaagttgtacaagacattggtaaggccacacttggaatactgtgtgcagttctggtcaccctattatagaaaggatattattaaactagaaagagtgcagaaaagatttactcggatgctactgggacttgatggattgagttataaggagaggctggatagactgggacttttttctctggagtgtaggaggctgacgggtgaccttatagaggtctataaaataatgaggggcatagacaaggtagatagtcaatatcttttctcaaaggtaggggagtctaaaactaaagggcataggtttaaggtgagaggggagagatacaaaagtgtccagaggggcaattttttcacgcagagggtggtgagtgtctggaacaaactgccagaagtagtagtagaggcgggtacaattttgtcttttaaaaaagaatttagacagttacatgggtaagatgggtatagagggatatgggccaaatgcgggcaattgggattagcttagaggtttaaaaaaaaagagcggcatggacaagttgggccaaagggcctgtttccatgctgtaaacctctatgactctaagatgcTCATTACAAGCTAGCTTTTTGACTGAGCCCCAAGGCTTAGATAAAATGTCAcctgacgagtaatccagaggtgcagactaatgctctgggggagacaccagttcaagtcccactacggcagctggtggaacttgaattcagttcataaatctggaatggaAGGCCAGcctcagtaacagtgaccatgaaactatcatcgattgttgtaaaaacaacaatgtcctttagggagggaaatctgccatccttacctggcctggctgacatgtgactccagagccacagcaatgtggttgtctcataCCTGAAACTGCTCAATTCAAGgctaattggggatgggcaagaaaCGCTGGCTCAAAAGTCCGTAACATttactttctttttaaaaacatggaggaacagagtcacaggactgtgaTTAGTTCTAACAAGGAAAAATTAGATTATGATACAATGCTTCTTTACTCCCCCCTTAGtttaacaaatacacacatattttaagattaacatggatcACAAAGTGCACCTTAAGCTACAACCGTCTCAATAACACAAAGTCCCTTCAAGCACACAGATTGGCAGTGATTAAATACACTCTCCATTCTGAACCTTAAATAAATGCCTGTGGATTTCTCCCCCAGAAtctccccagatgattgtcacatgagagtttccaaactccactcccaaaaatactccttaaaatcttctttcacaatAATGCTTTCCATTAGTGGCTTGCATTCCGAAATCCAGTCCAGATTTTCCAAATGATTCttaaacaaagcttccactccacttttaacaaCAAATCCAGTATCCAGGATTTACACCATCCCCTTTAGGATTCCTTTGTCTTGACTGTTggacaaactgttcacaattgttTTAACTATCGATTCTAGACTCGATCGAAATGGATCAAACATTTGATTTACCCCTAAAGCCTGCTTTCCCACTTGgatactgaacaaagaacaaagaacaatacagcacaggaacaggcccttcggccctccaagcctgcgccgctcatgtgcccactagaccatacttttgtatccctctattcccagtctgttcatgtggtcatctagataagtcttaaacgatcccagcatgtccgcctcaatcacctt
This Mustelus asterias chromosome 18, sMusAst1.hap1.1, whole genome shotgun sequence DNA region includes the following protein-coding sequences:
- the LOC144507351 gene encoding uncharacterized protein LOC144507351, with product MNLVTSQREKLASSKHQIDLLTAKLKQLEARIPDLENAAGRGEKDKALSKLQQQVQRLQQELSEAKIANRNLRAKCAEITTLKLVDFREFVTRALGFDTNSMAVPDEKVYHQLKGLVEAQRSRSPKLFHSDSSLQGSSDRNGVRYLGSQPTHSFPSNWGQRRP